In the genome of Carnobacterium viridans, one region contains:
- a CDS encoding Txe/YoeB family addiction module toxin, with protein sequence MGYSIKLAKSMMKDLENLKSAPLEQKFKGIIEVLKENPFQNPPPYVKLVRNLKDKYSRRLNIQHRVVCSVDNDAKEVIIWSAWTHYER encoded by the coding sequence TTGGGATACTCTATAAAGTTAGCAAAATCAATGATGAAAGACCTTGAAAATTTAAAATCGGCTCCTTTAGAGCAAAAGTTTAAAGGCATAATAGAAGTTTTAAAAGAGAATCCATTTCAAAATCCACCGCCTTATGTGAAGTTAGTCCGAAATTTAAAAGATAAATATTCACGACGATTAAATATCCAACACCGAGTGGTTTGCTCGGTTGATAATGACGCAAAAGAAGTCATTATTTGGTCGGCTTGGACGCACTACGAAAGATAG
- a CDS encoding type II toxin-antitoxin system Phd/YefM family antitoxin yields MSIVNPSQAREAFYQLLKDVNKTTEPVYISGKNEAVMISKKDWYAIQETLYIQSYGVAGVIHQREQANEFVAVEDIDWDTL; encoded by the coding sequence GTGTCAATCGTAAACCCTAGCCAAGCTAGAGAAGCCTTTTACCAACTACTGAAAGACGTCAACAAAACCACTGAACCCGTCTATATCTCCGGTAAAAATGAAGCGGTTATGATCAGTAAAAAAGACTGGTATGCGATTCAAGAAACCTTATACATTCAGTCTTATGGCGTAGCGGGTGTGATCCATCAGCGTGAACAAGCAAATGAATTTGTTGCAGTGGAGGATATCGATTGGGATACTCTATAA